From a region of the Besnoitia besnoiti strain Bb-Ger1 chromosome I, whole genome shotgun sequence genome:
- a CDS encoding hypothetical protein (encoded by transcript BESB_008800), which translates to MADPRLASPVYPAPQYIRVGGPCTPASNQECLVDGQPRVAAAENTVIHRISSSADQFSPHPGALAHHARPVTVRNDEGLSCGLQLGYQAPASRYSPTRSGHASAIQHGNLGVPTVYQGGNVPQATPVSPKAYSADVFDGGGLQAASPQSRPYFFETYSPEGLQVRLGQTPANRPHFQIAGGSSPALRHAAEYVNICNSECRTPALPPHLQATSGPSAQACSPYTVYHPFRQSHASTKVSPSHEIDGEERKDAQDASWTAGAPRCDAVWTGRDGERVVQNAGAGYESPHGMPEPEVLGGHRQSAALLPVFVKHDEIIDHGKRFGGEQPEVSKQCSQRGGHILSFLSEEEDSSTVFAKLKGREPTDLEGWRELARQARVENTVLRGRIQECEKQVFTLQQQVDRETARSAAQSKTQLAMEADLRAAREEMLRLRHTLRMNQRGAELTRGATIGGGVADCSREVFLMREALAEAAEYHMELIEQNDNLRVQIEWLRRGGGSTAAPGSKAMEKTAWNEQLRDQERYELEQLRELFCRHRNAAGENEGCSGVTKLDALSRSQQGDGGVDDQSQNASSGHRQNGSNTAGDIFSQTACSDAGYRAFVKRTGSGDWVAQGTVLTSKRDTSDDLSSSSLTLPCSPTSSSKRGKPSTSTLTRPFFHNTPGEGELFRADSAKKRDDTGGPIKRLEQRIREYQSKAPGATAATTVREGSPRYVAASRRDRDIPEKQPRQEASNGRAFDALA; encoded by the exons ATGGCGGATCCTCGTCTTGCGTCGCCGGTTTACCCGGCACCGCAATATATACGCGTTGGCGGGCCGTGCACGCCCGCGTCTAACCAGGAGTGTCTTGTGGACGGCCAGCCTCGTGTTGCTGCAGCGGAAAACACCGTAATTCACCGGATTTCTTCATCCGCTGACCAATTTTCACCGCATCCGGGAGCCCTTGCACATCACGCGAGGCCTGTGACTGTGCGAAACGATGAGGGCCTCAGCTGTGGATTGCAGCTGGGGTATCAAGCTCCAGCATCTCGCTATTCTCCAACCCGATCTGGCCACGCCTCCGCAATTCAGCACGGTAACCTCGGTGTGCCTACAGTCTACCAAGGAGGGAATGTTCCTCAGGCAACACCAGTCTCGCCAAAGGCATACTCTGCAGATGTGTTTGATGGAGGGGGGCTTCAGGCTGCATCTCCTCAGTCCCGGCCGTACTTCTTTGAGACTTATTCTCCGGAAGGCCTGCAGGTACGGCTGGGACAAACCCCTGCCAATCGGCCGCATTTTCAGATCGCCGGGGGATCATCACCAGCCTTGCGACATGCTGCGGAATACGTCAACATCTGCAATTCAGAATGCCGGACACCGGCGTTGCCGCCGCACCTCCAAGCAACGTCAGGGCCGTCAGCGCAAGCCTGCAGTCCTTACACAGTATATCACCCGTTCAGGCAGTCTCATGCTTCAACCAAAGTTTCTCCTTCTCATGAAATTGATGGGGAAGAAAGGAAGGATGCCCAGGATGCCAGCTGGACCGCAGGTGCCCCTCGATGTGATGCGGTTTGGACTGGTCGCGATGGGGAACGCGTAGTGCAAAATGCCGGAGCTGGTTACGAGTCTCCGCATGGAATGCCGGAGCCTGAAGTGCTTGGTGGGCATAGACAATCTGCTGCATTGCTTCCGGTCTTTGTGAAGCATGACGAAATTATCGACCACGGAAAGCGGTTCGGGGGCGAGCAGCCAGAGGTCTCCAAGCAATGCAGTCAACGCGGTGGTCATATACTCTCATTCTTGTCCG AGGAAGAGGATTCATCAACTGTCTTCGCCAAGCTAAAGGGCAGAGAACCGACCGATCTCGAGGGCTGGCGCGAGCTCGCCAGACAG GCGAGAGTAGAAAATACGGTGCTTCGAGGACGAATTCAAGAATGTGAGAAGCAGGTCTTCACTCTTCAACAACAGGTCGATAGAGAA ACAGCTCGCTCTGCTGCACAGTCCAAGACTCAATTAGCCATGGAAGCTGACCTCAGggctgcgagagaggagatgCTTCGGCTGAG GCACACTCTCAGGATGAACCAAAGAGGAGCAGAGTTAACTAGGGGTGCTACGATCGGTGGGGGAGTTGCAGACTGCAGTCGCGAGGTGTTTCTGATGCGGGAGGCCCTGGCTGAAGCGGCG GAGTACCACATGGAATTAATAGAACAAAACGACAACCTTCGCGTCCAAATCGAATGGCTCCGCCGTGGTGGCGGATCAACAGCGGCACCGGGCAGCAAG gcTATGGAAAAGACGGCTTGGAATGAACAGCTGAGGGACCAGGAACGGTATGAACTAGAGCAGTTACGGGAGCTGTTTTGTCGGCACCGAAATGCCGCAGGAGAGAACGAGGGATGCTCCGGTGTAACTAAG TTAGACGCTTTGAGCAGGAGTCAACAAGGTGATGGAGGTGTAGATGACCAGTCTCAAAATGCGTCTTCCGGACATCGCCAGAATGGAAGCAACACCGCCGGTGACATTTTTAGTCAAActgcctgcagcgacgcaggctaCCGAGCCTTTGTGAAACGAACCGGAAGCGGAGATTGGGTTGCACAGGGAACCGTACTAACATCCAAGCGTGATACGTCCGATGACCTCTCTTCCAGTTCGTTGACACTTCCCTGTTCGCCGACAAGTTCCAGCAAACGCGGAAAACCGAGTACATCCACACTAACCCGTCCTTTTTTCCACAATACCCCAGGCGAAGGGGAACTCTTCAGAGCTGATTctgcaaagaaaagggaCGATACCGGTGGGCCCATTAAACGATTGGAGCAGCGGATCCGAGAGTATCAAAGCAAGGCACCAGGAGCAACAGCTGCCACAACCGTACGAGAGGGATCGCCCCGTTATGTGGCAGCAAGTCGGCGCGATAGAGATATCCCAGAGAAACAGCCTCGTCAAGAAGCCAGCAATGGGCGAGCTTTTGATGCGCTAGCGTAG
- a CDS encoding protein phosphatase inhibitor IPP2 (encoded by transcript BESB_008810), with protein MPEAGDGNPSSDRQRNHSALRKPKPRSAEEQKHLKWDEEVIAEHDLERGTRMKIDEPPTPYHRRESDASGGDEQGSLPPSDAVCAAALQACLEHLEVNEHGQALNEEELKEKRRHDFEQRRKQHYNEFERVKLMRASAHDVEEEDD; from the exons ATGCCGGAAGCTGGTGACGGCAACCCTAGTTCCGACAGACAACGGAACCACAGTGCGCTCCGCAAGCCAAAGCCGCGTTCTGCAGAGGAACA GAAGCATCTCAAGTGGGATGAAGAGGTTATTGCGGAGCATGATCTGGAGCGTGGAACCCGTATGAAAATTGACGAGCCGCCTACTCCGTATCACAGGCGAGAATCT GATGCAAGCGGTGGTGATGAACAAGGATCGCTACCG CCCAGCGATGctgtctgcgctgcggcccTGCAAGCGTGCCTGGAGCACTTGGAAGTGAATGAGCACGGGCAAGCACTGAATGAGGAAGAACTaaaagagaaaaggcgaCACGACTTTGAGCAGAGACGGAAGCAGCACTATAACGAATTCGAGCGTGTGAAGCTGATGAGAGCGTCTGCCCACGATgtagaagaggaagacgactaG